A window of Populus trichocarpa isolate Nisqually-1 chromosome 17, P.trichocarpa_v4.1, whole genome shotgun sequence genomic DNA:
TGGGTCAACTTCTCATGGGGTGATGGAAAAACACCCcagttttcgtggagtagagaAGGGTTTTCGTGGATTTCTGGAGAAACAGAAGAGCTTTCGTGTGGTGATGGAGAGACAACTTAGTTTTATTGGTGGTGGTGAGAGGAAAAGGCCTAAAGATTCACCTGGAAAGCGAGGAGACTCACAAATTCATTTGGCAGCACGTACGGGGAATTTGAGTAGAGTTAGAGAGATTCTTCAGAATTCTGATGGTAATGACTTGAAGGTTCTGTTGGCAACGCAGAATCAAGACGGAGAAACTCCCCTTTATGCAGCAGCAGAGAATGGGCATGCTGGGGTTGTTGCTAAAATGCTGGAATATATGAACCTGGAGACTGCATCTGTTGCCGCTAGGAATGGGTATGATCCATTCCACGTGGCTGCAAAGCAGGGTCATCTTGGTGAGAAATCATTCtgattttgcatttttgaaCTTCCGTTctccattaaaattatttggtaGTATGTTTTTTGAATTACGGTCATTAACTCGTTTGAGCTGACAAAATGGCTTCATTATCCCCATGTATCATTTTTCCTATGAATTACTCATTCTTTTCCTGCTATCAAATTTTTTCATCTACTGATAAGAGAAGAAAGACCTCAATTAACTTTTATGCAAATCTTGTCTAGAAGATGATAAAATCCCCCAATTTCATGAGACACGTCAGGtgtttttcatatatatgaGCTACAAGGATTCTGGTTAGCCTGTTTGAGGTTCAAAGCCTCGAATATGGATGTTTGAACCCAAGCATGCATGAATTTCTAGATTTTCGAGTGATGAGCAtgaaattttcatatatatatctttttcttcttcttctttttgtgatGAGCATGAAATTAGAACTCAAAGTAGTTTCAGGACTTCTCTTCTCcagatatttttagttttctgtATTTAAATAGTAGTGTGCTCATGCATTTCTATCGTGCTCTTTCTGCTTAGAATCTTTCGGAGAATTTCTAGCATTGTTACTTTGGCTATGAACCCACTGAAAACCTTTTCTATCTGGTCTTGATACTAGAGGCTGTGTTTAGATCTGCGTTGCAAGATAAATTTTTCTGCTACTTGAAAAACTCTTAGGTTGTcacttctgatttttttaaaaccttgcAGATGTCTTGACAGAACTTTTGCGTGTATTCCCCAACTTGGTCATGACAACAGATTTATCCTGTACAACTGCTCTACACACAGCTGCGACTCAAGGGCACATTGATGTGGTCAATCTTCTTTTAGAAACAGATGTAAATCTTGTTAAGATTGCCCGGAATAATGGTAAGACTGTCCTCCATTCAGCTGCAAGGATGGGGCACTTGGAAATTGTGAGGTCCCTCCTAAGTAAGGATCCAAGCACTGGTTTTAGAACGGATAAAAAAGGACAAACTGCACTGCACATGGCTGTGAAAGGGCAAAATGAGGAAATTGTGCTAGAATTGCTAAAACCTGACCGCACTGTTATGCATGTGGAAGACAATAAGGGAAACACGGCATTGCATATTGCAGTTATGAAAGGCCGTACTCAGGTGCTTCGtcatttctttatctttcacCCTTTCTTTTTAGCTAGCTATATGTCTTAGTGACTACAGCACTGCAGGATATGTTCTGTGATAAATTATGCTCCATCATACGCATTCAATAGTGATATATATATGAGCTCCGGTGATCCTTACAACTTAAGTTTTCTATAGGTAAGATGAAAAAACCTTCAGTAGAATTTGTCACGATTATGACTCTAGTTGCTCAGTAATTGACCTACTATTAACAATCCGATCCCTTCCTAAAGCTTATTGCTTCAGTCTGTTAAATTCAAACAACTTtgagaaatgataaaaatgcattattaGTAACTTCTGTTTGTTTTATTCAACCCTATTTCTCAAACAATGTCGGAAATGATTTGCataataatgtcaaaaaaaaaaaaaactgattgcCTGGCAATAGCTTATGGAGTTGGCTATCATTTGCAGTTTCCTATTTTGAAATCTAGACTTTCAGTGAAAACCTCAGGCATTATTGTGTGATACATTGAACAGATTTTAAGGAGATACCTTGTAATATGTTATACCCCTGTTGAAAGAAATGTCTAGtacaaattttgaaaatttgtacGATTGATGATGAAAGTAATCTCAAAAGAGACTTGTAATGGAAATAATACATAATTTTGGGTGGAGTATCTCTGAAATATGATGTGACAAAATGAACTATTTATGATGGCATTATTGAGATCTTATGTTGTAACCAGATAACATCATGTTTCTCTTTACAtgcccttttagtttttttcccccCAATAGtcaaaaagttatatttttttggcaaCCTTTATTGAGATTCTTCATTTAATTGCAGAATGTGCATTGTCTGTTATCGGTTGAGGGTATTAACATCAATGCCATTAACAAAGCTGGAGAGACCCCACTTGACATTGCAGAAAAACTTGGAATTCAAGAGCTTGTCTCCATTTTAAAGAAAGCAGGGGCTAACAATTCCAAAGACTGTGGAAAGCCCCCAAATGCAGCAAAGCAACTAAAGCAGACTGTCAGTGACATAAAACATGATGTCCAGTCCCAGCTCCAACAGACCCGTCAAACTGGCTTCAGAGTGCAGAAAATCGCCAAGAAGCTGAAGAAGCTCCACATTAGTGGCCTCAACAATGCTATAAACAATTCGACTATTGTTGCAGTTCTCATTGCAACAGTTGCTTTTGCAGCCATTTTCACCGTCCCTGGCCAGTATGTTGAGGAGAAGATCGAGGGAGCTGCAATTGGGCAAGCCAATGTAGCAAGAAATCCTGCTTTCTTAGTCTTCTTTGTATTTGACAGCCTGGCATTATTCATCTCTCTGGCTGTCGTTGTGGTGCAAACATCTATTGTTGTGATTGAACAAAAGGCAAAGAAGCAGCTTGTGTTTGTTATTAACAAACTCATGTGGCTTGCTTGCCTCTTCATTTCAGCAGCCTTTATTTCTCTTACTTATGTGGTGGTGGGTAAGAATTCCAGGTGGCTTGCTATCTATGCAACAGTCATTGGTGGCTTAATCATGCTCGCTACGATCGGCTCCATGTGCTACTGTGTCGTTTTACATCAGATGGAAGAATCAAAGTTAAGGAATATAAGGAGGGAAACTCGGCCTGGTTCTTATTCTATGTCTGTGGAATCAGATCAAGAGATTTTGAACAGCGAATATAGGAG
This region includes:
- the LOC7472521 gene encoding ankyrin repeat-containing protein At5g02620; the protein is MERQSSFNGRTMEKQQSFRGITNKQKVYEKQVSFQGIPNKQKVMEKHPSFHGVTENGSTSHGVMEKHPSFRGVEKGFRGFLEKQKSFRVVMERQLSFIGGGERKRPKDSPGKRGDSQIHLAARTGNLSRVREILQNSDGNDLKVLLATQNQDGETPLYAAAENGHAGVVAKMLEYMNLETASVAARNGYDPFHVAAKQGHLDVLTELLRVFPNLVMTTDLSCTTALHTAATQGHIDVVNLLLETDVNLVKIARNNGKTVLHSAARMGHLEIVRSLLSKDPSTGFRTDKKGQTALHMAVKGQNEEIVLELLKPDRTVMHVEDNKGNTALHIAVMKGRTQNVHCLLSVEGININAINKAGETPLDIAEKLGIQELVSILKKAGANNSKDCGKPPNAAKQLKQTVSDIKHDVQSQLQQTRQTGFRVQKIAKKLKKLHISGLNNAINNSTIVAVLIATVAFAAIFTVPGQYVEEKIEGAAIGQANVARNPAFLVFFVFDSLALFISLAVVVVQTSIVVIEQKAKKQLVFVINKLMWLACLFISAAFISLTYVVVGKNSRWLAIYATVIGGLIMLATIGSMCYCVVLHQMEESKLRNIRRETRPGSYSMSVESDQEILNSEYRRMYAL